Sequence from the Fulvivirga ligni genome:
TAAATAATGTGATCAGTGTAAATAAAATGGAAAGCCTGCAAAAAGAGCCTGAACCAGTAGAAGTAGAGCTTGTAGGTGCACCCGTTACTATCACAGTAAAAGATGAAAACGGTTCTCCACTAATTGGGGTTAACGTATTCATAAAAGGAACCAGCCAGGGTGGTACTACTGGTGTCGACGGATCAGTAAACATCAACGTGCCTGAAGGATCTACCATAGTACTTAGTTATGTAGGTTATGTTACTGAAGAGATCGTTTATGACGGAAAATCATCAATAGCAGTAACCATGCAGCCAGATGTTGCCCGCTTAGATGACATTGTAGTAGTTGGTTCAAGAAATGCCCCAAGATCATCTACAGACACTCCCCTTCCTGTAGATATGTTAGCTGCTGATGAGCTTACCTCTACCGGACAGCCAACCTTTGACAAAGCCTTACAATACAGAGTACCGTCATTCAACACCGTACAAACACCGGTAAACGATGCTACTTCATTATTAGATCCATACGAAATCAGAAACATGGGTCCTAGTCGTACACTCATCCTTATCAACGGTAAAAGAAAAAATTTAAGTGCCTTACTTTACACTCAAACATCTCCAGGAAGAGGTGAAACTGGAGCTGATATCTCTGGAATACCAACTGATGCCATTAAGAGAGTGGAGATATTAAGAGATGGTGCTTCTGCACAATATGGTTCTGATGCCATCGCTGGTGTTATGAACATTGTATTAAAAGATGATTACGAGTTAGGAACAGCTACCTTAAGAACAGGCATCACCTCTGAAGGTGACGGTGAAATGCTGGGAATAGCTGTAAACAACGGTAGCAAACTAGGCGAAAATGGTTTTATCAATTATACCATTGACCTATCTAAAGTAAACCTGGCTAACAGACCTGGTACTGTAGATGCTGAGGGTGATGCAGCAGACTTTGGAGCTGACATCCAAGATGTTAGAGACTTCCTTGAATTAAAGCCCGACGCAGGTAACATTAACGGTTCTCCTGAAACTACCGCAGCTAAATTCTTAGTAAATGGAGGAAAAGACCTGACTGAAGAAACTTCAGTATATTTTAATGCTGCTTATGTTTACAAGAAAGTAAACAGCTTTGCTAACTATAGAACTCCTTACTGGAGAACTTTAGATGCCTACCCATACCTTGAAAACTTCTTCCCTAATGGACCTAACGGAGAGTATGTTGGTTATGTACCTACTTTCGATGGTAACTTAAATGACTACAATGCTACTTTAGGTTTCAAAACAAGAAAAAGTGGCTGGTTAGCTGATGTAAGTTTAACTACAGGTGGAAACAAGCAAACTTATAACGTAACTAACACTCATAACGGTAACTCTGTATTATCGCCCCCTGTTTATTTGGGTGACGTAAATGACAATGGTGTAGTTGATTCTGATGAGCTTTCTCAAGGTGCTGAGCTTTACAGAGAAAATAGCCCGTTAGCTTTTGATCCAGGTGGTACTATGTTCTCTCACATTGTAGGAAACATTGACATCTCTAAGCCTCTTACTGATAAAATTGGTTTGGCTTTTGGTTCTGAGTTCAGATCTGAAACATTTACGATTATTGAAGGTGAACTTGCTTCTTATGACGGTGGTGGTTCTGACTCTTTTGCTGGTAACAGACCTGAAAACTCTGGTAGATTTAACAGATATAACTTTGGTGGATATGTAGACTTAGCATTTGATATCACTAAAGACTTCCTTATCAATGGTACAGCACGTGTTGAAAATTACAGTGATTTTGGAAATGCTTTTGTATGGAAACTTAGCTCTCGTTATAAATTCTGGGATGATAAGATCACTTTAAGAGGATCTATCTCTACTGGATTCAGAGCTCCAACCCTACACCAAATCTACACTCAAAAAGCGCAGTATAGTTTCGTACCAGGAGAAGGAATACAAGTGGGAGGTTTAGTAAATAACGTATCTCCACAAGCTAGATTGCTTGATATCCCTCAGCTAGATGCTGAAGAGTCTACTAACTTCACAGTAGGTTTCGGATCAAGACTTAGCAAGAACTTCGACCTTACAGTAGATTACTATAACATTCAGGTAGATGACAGAATAGTACTTAGTACTGAAGTAGCTCCACCTGCTATTGAAGAATTTAGCGGACTATCAGATATCAGCTTCTTTGCTAACGCAATTGACACAAAAACTTCTGGTATTGATGTAGTAGCTAACTACAAAAATCTACCATTAGGTAGTGGACAGCTTTCTTTCAACTTATCAGGAAACTATACCATAGCCAATGAAAGAGTGGGGAATGTAAATAACCCTGAATTCGTAGAAACTAGTGGACAGTCTATTGTAAATGAGACACAAGAGGCTCTTTTCTTCACATCAAGACCTAAAACCAAATGGATTTTCGGTATCAATTATGACATCAATAAATTCGGATTTGGTTTGTACAACACTTATTTCGGCAAGACCACTTTCCATCAACAAGGTCTTCCTGATGGTTTAAATACTGAGTTTGATCCTAAGATCGTAACTGATTTATCAATCAACTACAGAGCTTCTGACAAACTAACTATAGCATTTAATGCTAATAACATCTTGAACGTATTACCTGAGTGGCACTTTGTAGAAGGTGGTGCAGAAATTGACGCCGACGCTCCGGAATACAGAACAGAAAGAAATCTCATTACATTTAATCAGAGATATTCTCAGATGACTTATGATGGTTATCACTTCAGCCAATTAGGAACTATGTTCAACCTGGCTATAGCTGTTACCTTCTAAAAGTTAATCGCCTAAACCTAACCTATAAAAAAGGGGTTTCTTTGTTAAGAAACCCCTTTTTTATTAAGTCGACATCTACTGCTAATGGGCGTACAATATTTGCTGTTATTTTAATTGATTCGTTTGAATCAAACGTTCATCTTGAGGTTAAGCATCAAGGCACCAACAAAGGCAGGAAGGCAAGAATATGCATCAACACAAATCTTGCTGCCCAGTCGTGCGGTAAAAGAGTATTGAAAAACGTACTCAGCTCAAGTCCTTGGTGGTAGTTACGATGTATGAAATACTTCAGCTCGCGGAAGACCTTGCAGCAAGAAAGACTTTTTTGTTACTTTTTTGGTCGATTGCAAAAAAGTAAAGGAACTGAAGCTATGAAATGAATACCCCAGCAACAATCGCATTACAAATGCTTGTCTCTACCAATCCTCGTTGGAAACAAGGATTAAGGAAAGTAGTTTCGTAGGTGGAGACACCTACGAAGGCAAAGAGTCAGTTCGCAGTTGGGCCGGTTCGCAGTTTTGTTGGTGATAACACCAACAAAGGCAGGAAGGTAAGAATATGCATCAACACAAATCTTGCTGCCCAGTTAAAAACATGGATTAGGAAATCAGTTTGACTGGTATTAACGTCATTTTAATTTCCGCTCTTGAACCACATGTTAAACCTCGAAAGGATATTTTAATCCTATTTGATTTCTTACCTCATCCATTACTTTGATGAGTTTTAAACTCTGGGCCTCCCCCATTATCTTGCTACTAAGTCTACCATCCATGAGGCATTGATTTACTTCTTCTATCTCATAGTTAAACCCTAATGGCTCTCTGGCATCCACGTATTCTTCCACATCATCACTATCATATTTATGTAGTTTAGCTTTGCGCGTCTGCCAGAAATCTGGCAATTCAATATAACCTTCAGTACCGTAGATATAGCCTTTATTCGGAAATTGATTGGTAACAGAACTAGACAGATGTGCAACAATCTTATTTTCAAATTCAATGGTTACTGAGTTTGCCTCATCCACACCAGTACTAGACTTCACAGCATGCGCATGAATGCTTTTAGTATTTGAATTAGCAAAAAGTAAAGCCAGTGCTATAGGGTAAATACCTACATCCAATAGAGCTCCTCCAGCCATTTCAGGGTTAAATAATCTATGATTGGGATCAAAAGTACCTTTAAAGCCAAAATCGGCCTTAATCATTTTCACTTCACCTATCTCTTCCTCCTTTACCCACTGCTGAGCAACCAAAATAGGTGGCAAAAAATAGGTCCACATGGCCTCCATGAGAAATGTGCGGTGAGCCTCTGCTTTCTCAAACATCTTTTTCACCATATCAGCATTTACTGACAATGGCTTCTCACAAAGCACTGCTTTACCAGCCTCTAAACATTGTAAGGTATTCTCATAATGCAAATGATGCGGAGTGCCGATATATATGACATCCACACTTTTATCAGCCATTAATTCTTCGTAGCTCCCATATGCTTTAGCATTACCGTACTCCTCAGCCACCTCCTGCGCTCTGCTTAAATTCCGTGAGGCTACAGCCTCCAATTTACCGCCGCTGGCAAATTGGAAATCCTTTAGAAATTTATTTACAATTTTTCCGGTACCGAGTACGCCCCATTTGATCATAATTCAATTCATTCTAATCCTGAAATAAAGATATAAGGATTTATTTAATATGAAGGGTGTTTGGGGTTAATTAACTCAATTGCAGTACAAATTGAAAGGCTCTAACAAGCAAACAGTTAATATTTCAAATTTGCCCAACTTTTAATTTAAGCATACTTACTAAATGTGCCAACAAAACAACAGGCACAACCACAGCAGGCAACCATACCAATGGAAAGTAAGTAACACCAATATTTGGCTGATCAAAGGCTAGTTGCTGAAAGGGAGTGGGTGCGCTAAGCACTGCGATAGTCACAATATTTACCAATAGAGCCAGGCATACCATATTCCACATGAATAATGCTTTGTATCCTAAACTCTTCTTCACGAAAACCAGATAATAGATAATAGGAGCAGATATTCCTGAAATGATATCATAGTTATATCCGCTAAAGGTCATGATTTCAGGTATTAAACCAGCGGTATATACAGCGAACAGCACTATTTCTACGGGAATTCTCACCACATGGAGAAGTGTAAGCCATTTAACATCCCATGACCTGAAGAATTTCCTTCCTTTTGCGGTTGATGTCAAAATAATTACAACCAGAACTCCGGGCGCCAGTAAGAACAAGAACCTGGGTGGAAAGGCCTCAAAGTCGGTGTAAAAACCAGTGAGTGATAAAATGGCTGTTAAAACCATCCACGAAATTATGACTGCTAGAAGCTTCCAACTTTTAGATGCCATATACAAAAAGTACAAGGTGGCCATGGTTGTAACTACAAAAACTGCTTGAGTGCTAAAAGACATATCTATAATGATTTAAAATTATAGACGAATTTCACACCATCAGATTTAAAGCCACTTGACAAAAGGCAAGAAATGCTATTTATTCTTCCTCAGTCTGCTTAATGTACTGTCAGTAACACCTAGATATGAAGCTATATATTTCAAAGGCGAATACTGTAATATTTGTGGCCTATGATTAAGTAGGTGTTGATACCTCTCCTTGGCAGTTCGGTTAATCATTCCATAATTTCTCTTTTTAGAGGCAATAAACTCTTTCACCAAAATGGCTCTTCCGAAATCACGGAAAGCAGGCCTATCATGAAAGAGTGTGTTGAGTTCAGTATATGATAATCTAAATCCAGAACATGCTGTAAGTGCCTGAATATTAGATTCTGACCGCACTCTATTAAAGAAGGAAGTGACCTCAAACACCACATTGTTATCCGTGAAAAAGTCAATGGTAATTTCATTGCCTTTAAGGTCTAAAAGGAAGGTTCTCATCAAACCATTCGTCAGATAGATATAGTCATCACTGACCTGATTTTCTTTTAAAATGTAGTCATTCGTGCTAAACTCAATGGGATGAAAAGCACTGGCTATTTGCTCTGCTTCTACCTTTGGTATTTCTACAGTATCTAAAATGAAATTGACTAACGGTACTCTATCAGTCATTA
This genomic interval carries:
- a CDS encoding TonB-dependent receptor yields the protein MKKATTYALNLALIAALIFVQLHVAKASPDSQVESVKDVFINLNLNNASLKETFSRVEAKTSFKFHYSESNLSHHARFSKKYVKTSVAEILTDIARESNLKFKQVNNVISVNKMESLQKEPEPVEVELVGAPVTITVKDENGSPLIGVNVFIKGTSQGGTTGVDGSVNINVPEGSTIVLSYVGYVTEEIVYDGKSSIAVTMQPDVARLDDIVVVGSRNAPRSSTDTPLPVDMLAADELTSTGQPTFDKALQYRVPSFNTVQTPVNDATSLLDPYEIRNMGPSRTLILINGKRKNLSALLYTQTSPGRGETGADISGIPTDAIKRVEILRDGASAQYGSDAIAGVMNIVLKDDYELGTATLRTGITSEGDGEMLGIAVNNGSKLGENGFINYTIDLSKVNLANRPGTVDAEGDAADFGADIQDVRDFLELKPDAGNINGSPETTAAKFLVNGGKDLTEETSVYFNAAYVYKKVNSFANYRTPYWRTLDAYPYLENFFPNGPNGEYVGYVPTFDGNLNDYNATLGFKTRKSGWLADVSLTTGGNKQTYNVTNTHNGNSVLSPPVYLGDVNDNGVVDSDELSQGAELYRENSPLAFDPGGTMFSHIVGNIDISKPLTDKIGLAFGSEFRSETFTIIEGELASYDGGGSDSFAGNRPENSGRFNRYNFGGYVDLAFDITKDFLINGTARVENYSDFGNAFVWKLSSRYKFWDDKITLRGSISTGFRAPTLHQIYTQKAQYSFVPGEGIQVGGLVNNVSPQARLLDIPQLDAEESTNFTVGFGSRLSKNFDLTVDYYNIQVDDRIVLSTEVAPPAIEEFSGLSDISFFANAIDTKTSGIDVVANYKNLPLGSGQLSFNLSGNYTIANERVGNVNNPEFVETSGQSIVNETQEALFFTSRPKTKWIFGINYDINKFGFGLYNTYFGKTTFHQQGLPDGLNTEFDPKIVTDLSINYRASDKLTIAFNANNILNVLPEWHFVEGGAEIDADAPEYRTERNLITFNQRYSQMTYDGYHFSQLGTMFNLAIAVTF
- a CDS encoding Gfo/Idh/MocA family protein, which translates into the protein MIKWGVLGTGKIVNKFLKDFQFASGGKLEAVASRNLSRAQEVAEEYGNAKAYGSYEELMADKSVDVIYIGTPHHLHYENTLQCLEAGKAVLCEKPLSVNADMVKKMFEKAEAHRTFLMEAMWTYFLPPILVAQQWVKEEEIGEVKMIKADFGFKGTFDPNHRLFNPEMAGGALLDVGIYPIALALLFANSNTKSIHAHAVKSSTGVDEANSVTIEFENKIVAHLSSSVTNQFPNKGYIYGTEGYIELPDFWQTRKAKLHKYDSDDVEEYVDAREPLGFNYEIEEVNQCLMDGRLSSKIMGEAQSLKLIKVMDEVRNQIGLKYPFEV
- a CDS encoding Crp/Fnr family transcriptional regulator — encoded protein: MTDRVPLVNFILDTVEIPKVEAEQIASAFHPIEFSTNDYILKENQVSDDYIYLTNGLMRTFLLDLKGNEITIDFFTDNNVVFEVTSFFNRVRSESNIQALTACSGFRLSYTELNTLFHDRPAFRDFGRAILVKEFIASKKRNYGMINRTAKERYQHLLNHRPQILQYSPLKYIASYLGVTDSTLSRLRKNK